A region of Rhizobium grahamii DNA encodes the following proteins:
- the groL gene encoding chaperonin GroEL (60 kDa chaperone family; promotes refolding of misfolded polypeptides especially under stressful conditions; forms two stacked rings of heptamers to form a barrel-shaped 14mer; ends can be capped by GroES; misfolded proteins enter the barrel where they are refolded when GroES binds), which yields MAAKEVKFHADARERMLRGVDVLANAVKVTLGPKGRNVVIDKSFGAPRITKDGVSVAKEIELEDKFENMGAQMLREVASKTNDLAGDGTTTATVLAQAIVKEGAKAVASGMNPMDLKRGIDLAVDTVVRELQSRARKITSNSEIAQVGTISANGDTEIGRFLAEAMEKVGNEGVITVEEAKTAETELEVVEGMQFDRGYLSPYFVTDAEKMRVEFEDPYILIHEKKLSNLQSMLPVLEAVVQSGKPLVIIAEDVEGEALATLVVNKLRGGLKIAAVKAPGFGDRRKAMLEDIAILTGGTVISEDLGIKLENVTLTMLGRAKKVAIEKENTTIIDGVGSKSEIDGRVAQIKAQIEDTTSDYDREKLQERLAKLAGGVAVIRVGGSTEVEVKEKKDRVDDALHATRAAVEEGILPGGGVALLRVVNVLDELSTVNQDQKVGVEIVRRAIEAPVRQIAENAGAEGSVIVGKLREKTDLSYGWNAQTGEYGDLYAQGVIDPAKVVRTALQDAASVAGLLVTTEAMIAEKPKKDAAPALPSGASMDF from the coding sequence ATGGCTGCGAAAGAAGTCAAATTCCACGCCGACGCCCGTGAACGGATGCTTCGTGGGGTCGATGTGCTTGCCAATGCCGTCAAGGTTACGCTCGGCCCCAAGGGCCGCAACGTCGTCATAGACAAGTCGTTCGGTGCTCCGCGTATCACCAAGGACGGCGTGTCCGTGGCCAAGGAAATCGAACTGGAAGACAAGTTCGAGAACATGGGTGCCCAGATGCTGCGTGAGGTCGCGTCGAAGACCAACGATCTGGCCGGCGACGGCACGACGACGGCGACGGTACTTGCACAGGCAATTGTGAAGGAGGGCGCCAAGGCAGTTGCTTCGGGCATGAATCCGATGGATCTGAAGCGCGGCATAGACTTGGCCGTGGACACCGTCGTCAGGGAGCTCCAGTCTCGCGCCCGCAAGATCACGAGCAACTCGGAAATCGCCCAGGTTGGCACCATTTCGGCGAATGGGGATACCGAGATCGGGCGCTTCCTCGCCGAAGCGATGGAAAAGGTCGGCAATGAAGGTGTTATCACCGTCGAGGAAGCCAAGACGGCCGAAACGGAACTCGAAGTCGTCGAGGGCATGCAGTTCGACCGCGGCTATCTCAGCCCGTACTTCGTCACGGATGCCGAGAAGATGCGCGTGGAGTTCGAGGATCCCTATATCCTGATCCATGAGAAAAAGCTGTCGAACCTTCAGTCGATGCTTCCTGTTCTGGAGGCGGTGGTCCAGTCTGGGAAGCCGCTGGTGATCATCGCGGAGGATGTCGAAGGTGAAGCTCTCGCCACGCTTGTCGTCAACAAGCTGCGCGGCGGCCTGAAGATCGCCGCCGTCAAGGCTCCCGGCTTCGGCGACCGCCGCAAGGCGATGCTGGAAGACATCGCAATCCTGACGGGCGGAACTGTCATATCCGAAGATCTCGGTATCAAGCTCGAGAATGTCACGCTCACTATGCTCGGCCGCGCCAAGAAGGTGGCGATAGAAAAAGAGAACACCACAATCATCGACGGCGTGGGCTCGAAGTCCGAAATCGATGGACGTGTCGCCCAGATCAAGGCGCAGATCGAGGATACGACTTCCGACTACGACCGCGAAAAGCTGCAGGAGCGCCTCGCAAAGCTTGCCGGCGGCGTTGCCGTCATCCGTGTTGGTGGTTCGACGGAAGTCGAAGTCAAAGAGAAGAAGGATCGTGTCGACGATGCATTGCATGCAACTCGGGCGGCCGTCGAAGAAGGGATCCTGCCGGGCGGCGGCGTGGCGCTCCTTCGTGTGGTCAATGTGCTCGACGAGCTTTCAACGGTCAATCAGGATCAGAAGGTCGGCGTTGAAATCGTTCGTCGTGCTATCGAAGCTCCGGTCCGCCAGATCGCCGAGAATGCCGGGGCCGAGGGTTCGGTCATTGTCGGAAAGCTGCGCGAGAAGACCGACCTCTCCTATGGCTGGAATGCCCAGACTGGCGAGTATGGTGATCTCTACGCGCAGGGCGTTATCGACCCCGCTAAAGTCGTGCGCACCGCGCTTCAGGATGCAGCCTCGGTTGCCGGTCTGCTGGTGACGACGGAAGCCATGATCGCCGAAAAACCGAAGAAGGACGCCGCACCGGCGCTGCCTTCAGGCGCCAGCATGGATTTCTAA
- a CDS encoding ATP-dependent Zn protease → MTATQKSNTTETPAAAQQVNPGDAILRRLATRAMGLTGADIERIVREARLKARRGKREIRYEDIEEGIRGNRLPVPYNLRWRWAFHEAGHAVVHHALDLGPVRGLNIDTGQGGYNLVGFHVWATDTRDWYENMLTMLMAGRAAEQLMLKRVSSGSGGSDDSDLARATRLAFELERTLGFGTEHPLLYRPHRDPGAVLDSDTDLATRVHARLEAALDRAGAILRRRRAVFHALAKALFDAQAMDEEAVMHILAEAEISMG, encoded by the coding sequence ATGACCGCGACCCAGAAGAGCAATACGACGGAGACGCCAGCCGCCGCACAGCAAGTCAATCCCGGCGACGCGATCCTGCGGCGTCTGGCGACACGGGCGATGGGGCTGACGGGCGCCGATATCGAGCGCATCGTCCGGGAAGCGCGATTGAAGGCGCGCCGCGGCAAGCGGGAGATTCGCTACGAGGATATCGAAGAGGGCATTCGCGGCAATCGTCTGCCCGTGCCCTACAATCTGCGTTGGCGGTGGGCGTTTCATGAGGCAGGGCACGCAGTTGTCCATCATGCTCTCGATCTCGGTCCCGTCCGAGGGCTCAATATCGATACCGGGCAGGGTGGTTACAATCTCGTCGGGTTCCACGTCTGGGCGACCGACACCCGTGACTGGTACGAAAATATGCTGACCATGCTGATGGCCGGGCGGGCCGCCGAGCAACTGATGCTCAAGCGCGTCTCGAGCGGCTCCGGTGGTTCCGACGACAGCGATCTGGCGCGGGCCACGCGGCTCGCCTTCGAGTTGGAGCGGACACTTGGCTTTGGGACTGAACACCCGCTGCTCTATCGCCCGCATCGCGATCCCGGCGCGGTTCTCGACAGCGACACCGACCTAGCCACACGCGTTCATGCCAGGCTGGAAGCGGCACTCGATCGGGCGGGAGCAATCCTCAGGCGACGCCGAGCGGTCTTTCATGCCCTCGCCAAGGCGCTGTTCGATGCCCAGGCCATGGATGAAGAGGCCGTGATGCATATCCTGGCGGAGGCGGAGATCTCCATGGGCTAA
- a CDS encoding ATP-binding protein: MDKLARLFIRRLRHLSLREARRIALRNGLLESKIVDVDGHLTCRYSPAFDTTRLSGDPIRDDTWFRRNFGDWLVAPKETGNPTPGSGGDGVVTSGIVHPPFASQLMGLPRARRGAIAQDAVLGNSIDRRAYAVGLVDRAAAEPLVSHIVATLVLARAVQRSGRSLREIVYTLTRVTPVVTLHAPLAGFEGQVLRLLAKSRLVPGGPFAVIESDHMFNDDHFDVLEAETRRRLMTFSGAGVHRVTGNALRRRMLSALSRDLSVLAIAEKRSDIPSLLQISADLSLETGKLDRRFVADLVEVLYPDTAIEMLGLPSNSDARWLSLEDLVLAFRPGRHVRDVLHVLAVLIERNRSDFEEEEDGGGGSDDKASGSASSSTSTEKTSKPEEKPKSSSSEGNSGWKKDKPSGAEVIRPEPPPTVGEIGHKPPFTVETLSGYGRAKDWALDLKADLDDYRASTLAWSEMSTKLLLTGPPGTGKTTFARALCNSLQIPLVVTSVSTWLQGGHLNDVIDRMSKTFVEARAMAPAILFVDEIDGIGKRQPAEREYADYWNTIVNKALELLDGAIKNEGLIVVGATNRPDHIDEAIKRSGRLETHIEIEKPDVPALSEILAHHLGDDVQSLIREPVAKSQAEADEGFSLRKIVADHLKEEAEDERKGAGR, encoded by the coding sequence ATGGATAAGCTTGCTCGTCTGTTTATCCGCCGCCTCCGTCATCTTAGCCTTCGCGAGGCGCGCCGGATCGCTCTGCGCAACGGTCTGCTGGAAAGCAAGATCGTCGATGTCGATGGTCATCTCACCTGCCGCTACAGCCCGGCTTTCGACACGACACGACTGAGCGGCGATCCGATCCGTGACGATACCTGGTTTCGGCGGAATTTTGGTGACTGGCTTGTCGCACCGAAGGAGACCGGCAATCCGACGCCGGGTTCCGGTGGCGATGGTGTCGTGACCTCCGGGATCGTTCATCCGCCGTTCGCTTCGCAACTCATGGGCCTTCCTCGGGCGCGTCGTGGCGCAATCGCGCAAGACGCGGTGCTGGGCAACAGTATCGATCGGCGTGCCTATGCCGTCGGTCTTGTGGATCGGGCGGCGGCCGAGCCGCTGGTCAGTCACATCGTTGCAACCCTGGTTCTGGCCCGCGCGGTGCAAAGGAGCGGACGGTCGCTTCGGGAGATCGTTTATACGCTGACCCGTGTGACACCGGTCGTCACCCTCCATGCGCCACTTGCAGGCTTCGAGGGGCAAGTGCTGCGGCTCCTTGCAAAATCCCGGCTGGTACCCGGCGGCCCGTTCGCAGTCATCGAGTCCGATCACATGTTCAATGACGATCACTTCGATGTCCTCGAAGCTGAGACACGCAGGCGTCTGATGACCTTCTCGGGCGCCGGCGTGCATCGTGTCACGGGCAATGCCCTGCGCCGGCGGATGCTCAGCGCGCTGTCCCGTGACTTGTCCGTCCTCGCCATCGCGGAGAAGCGATCGGACATTCCCTCGTTGCTACAGATCTCCGCCGACCTGTCGCTGGAAACGGGAAAGCTCGATCGCAGGTTCGTCGCCGACCTGGTCGAGGTGCTTTATCCGGACACGGCAATCGAGATGCTGGGCCTGCCGTCGAATTCCGATGCGCGCTGGCTGTCGCTGGAGGATCTGGTTCTTGCCTTCCGTCCCGGGCGACATGTTCGCGACGTGCTGCATGTCCTTGCAGTGCTCATTGAGCGCAATCGCAGTGACTTCGAGGAAGAGGAGGACGGTGGTGGCGGGAGCGACGACAAGGCATCCGGTTCGGCATCCTCCAGCACATCCACCGAGAAAACTTCAAAACCGGAAGAGAAGCCTAAGTCATCCTCGAGTGAAGGCAACAGCGGCTGGAAGAAGGACAAGCCGTCCGGCGCCGAAGTGATCCGGCCGGAACCTCCGCCGACGGTGGGCGAGATCGGCCACAAGCCGCCATTTACCGTCGAAACGCTATCCGGATATGGCCGAGCGAAGGACTGGGCGCTCGATCTCAAGGCAGATCTGGATGATTACCGCGCCAGCACCCTGGCATGGTCGGAGATGAGCACCAAGCTGCTGCTGACCGGTCCGCCCGGGACCGGCAAGACCACCTTTGCCCGGGCGCTGTGCAACAGCCTGCAAATCCCGTTGGTAGTCACGTCCGTCTCGACCTGGCTGCAGGGCGGACATTTGAACGACGTCATCGACAGGATGAGCAAGACATTTGTCGAAGCGCGGGCCATGGCGCCGGCGATCCTGTTCGTCGACGAGATCGACGGTATCGGCAAAAGGCAGCCGGCCGAGCGGGAATATGCCGACTATTGGAATACCATCGTCAACAAGGCGTTGGAACTGCTCGATGGCGCGATCAAGAACGAAGGGCTGATCGTCGTCGGCGCCACAAACCGGCCCGATCATATCGACGAGGCCATCAAACGATCCGGACGATTGGAGACCCACATCGAAATTGAGAAGCCCGATGTGCCGGCGCTCTCGGAAATCCTGGCCCATCATCTCGGCGACGATGTTCAGTCGCTGATCCGGGAGCCGGTGGCGAAGAGCCAGGCAGAAGCCGATGAAGGGTTCTCGCTGAGGAAGATCGTCGCCGATCACCTGAAGGAAGAGGCGGAAGACGAACGGAAAGGAGCAGGCCGATGA
- a CDS encoding recombinase family protein: MTRNVLFYARHSAGYHDHACLETQLYYGHRFIKENGWTFVKSYADEDIGEVVFMAQPGVRKLFAHIEREAIDIVLCHTLDRLCSRFDIASRLLSELARKGIELWVADPGERITARNLSDHYIDDGSNMFAKGSHIAHVPDDLREDEHLVPLAFGYRYKGAFNADRQYILGFTAVDTDAANAVQQIFQLYTEGMSPAKIAALLNTLGIAGPRGKAWRDVTIRGDRTQSTGILNDQIYLGRFWIPGRASCDFVPALQIVTQDLWHRVKQRQRLAARGGTE; the protein is encoded by the coding sequence TTGACCAGGAACGTTCTGTTCTACGCACGCCATTCTGCCGGATACCATGACCATGCCTGCCTCGAAACGCAGCTCTACTACGGGCACCGCTTCATCAAGGAGAATGGCTGGACCTTCGTGAAGTCCTATGCTGACGAGGACATCGGCGAAGTCGTCTTCATGGCGCAGCCAGGCGTGCGCAAGCTTTTCGCCCATATCGAGCGCGAGGCGATCGATATCGTCCTCTGCCATACGCTAGACCGGTTGTGCTCGCGATTTGATATCGCCAGCCGACTGTTGAGCGAACTCGCTCGCAAAGGCATCGAACTCTGGGTCGCCGATCCTGGTGAGCGGATCACTGCCCGGAACCTGTCCGATCATTATATCGATGACGGCAGCAACATGTTTGCCAAGGGTAGCCACATTGCCCACGTGCCCGATGACCTGCGGGAAGATGAACACCTCGTGCCCCTTGCATTCGGTTACCGCTATAAGGGCGCCTTCAACGCCGACCGACAATACATCCTCGGTTTCACGGCGGTGGATACAGACGCTGCCAACGCGGTTCAGCAGATTTTCCAGTTGTATACCGAGGGCATGTCGCCTGCAAAGATTGCAGCACTCCTCAACACACTGGGTATCGCCGGCCCTCGCGGCAAGGCATGGCGCGACGTCACGATCCGCGGTGACCGCACGCAAAGTACCGGCATTCTCAACGATCAGATTTATCTCGGCCGCTTCTGGATACCGGGCCGCGCCAGTTGCGACTTCGTGCCGGCGCTTCAGATCGTCACCCAGGATCTCTGGCACCGCGTGAAGCAGCGTCAGCGTCTGGCAGCACGGGGCGGCACAGAATAG